A window of Pirellula sp. SH-Sr6A contains these coding sequences:
- a CDS encoding DUF1559 domain-containing protein, whose amino-acid sequence MRAKQPWRGFTLVELLVVIAIIGILVGLLLPAVQAAREAARRMQCQNNLKQLSLASHNHEAAMKVLPAAYRAQSIGGAPGYFDLWGTLALLTPYLEQSNVYNAIDLRQTMYQLVPPYGIQSPLAVQTRVPSFLCPSDKGEAVCRDVYGIVGDLAPTNYSFCMGTGTTRGRTGWLGSPWDADGTFYAQSRTRITDIHDGSSNTIAASERILGEGPESTVLSNRSELRPQTMYVNPGAETSVANCQSSLRVNFNQRRMYTWVAGEPRCTSYNHFYSPNDRNNADCVANFTGSDPLTRSSAHGLSTARSRHTSGVNASYCDGSVRMVSDSIELAVWQSLATRSGGEVIQSDN is encoded by the coding sequence ATGCGGGCAAAGCAACCTTGGCGAGGCTTTACGTTGGTGGAGCTCCTCGTCGTCATCGCCATCATCGGGATCCTGGTCGGACTCCTCCTACCAGCCGTTCAAGCGGCTCGCGAAGCAGCGAGGCGCATGCAGTGCCAGAACAATCTGAAGCAATTGAGCTTGGCCTCCCACAACCACGAAGCGGCCATGAAGGTTCTCCCGGCGGCTTATCGAGCGCAATCGATTGGCGGGGCTCCAGGCTACTTCGATCTTTGGGGGACTTTGGCCCTCCTCACCCCCTATCTCGAACAGTCCAACGTCTACAACGCGATCGATTTGCGACAGACGATGTACCAACTCGTCCCACCCTATGGAATCCAATCCCCGCTAGCGGTTCAAACACGTGTTCCCAGCTTCCTTTGCCCTTCCGATAAAGGGGAAGCGGTTTGCCGGGATGTATACGGCATCGTCGGTGATTTGGCCCCAACGAACTACTCGTTCTGCATGGGAACAGGCACGACGCGAGGGCGCACCGGTTGGCTCGGCTCACCGTGGGACGCCGACGGAACATTCTACGCCCAGTCTCGGACTCGAATCACCGACATCCACGATGGCTCGAGCAACACCATCGCTGCCTCCGAACGGATCCTCGGGGAAGGCCCCGAATCGACCGTGCTGAGCAATCGATCGGAACTGCGTCCCCAAACCATGTACGTAAATCCAGGGGCCGAGACATCCGTGGCTAACTGCCAATCGAGCCTCCGAGTGAACTTCAACCAACGCCGCATGTATACCTGGGTCGCAGGGGAACCTCGTTGCACCAGCTACAACCATTTCTATTCCCCAAACGATCGAAACAACGCCGACTGCGTGGCGAACTTCACAGGATCCGATCCTCTCACCCGCAGCTCCGCTCATGGTCTTTCGACGGCCCGCAGTCGCCACACCAGCGGCGTCAATGCATCCTACTGCGATGGAAGTGTTCGAATGGTCAGCGATTCGATCGAACTGGCGGTCTGGCAATCGCTCGCGACTCGCAGCGGAGGTGAGGTGATCCAGAGTGACAACTAA